In Rhodamnia argentea isolate NSW1041297 chromosome 5, ASM2092103v1, whole genome shotgun sequence, the DNA window TTCTTCCGGTTGCTCTACATCATAATTTACTCTTGTAAGATGATCCATACTGTTGGGTCAATCGAATGGTAGCATAACTAGTAAGCTAGCGACCACTTATGGAGTTTACAAATGCAAAGGTAACTAGTCGTaggatgaaaattttcattaaatgtgttttttttaagGCCAAAATAAAGAATAGGTTGTTGACTTCCATTTGTTAGAAATTACAGGTAACTTAACATCTATGCGGTTATAATGACACGATCGCTGAGTCAGTCAAACTAGAATTTCGGCTTATGAAGATAGACCATGCATCACTTCTACTTAAGCATATACTTGACCTTGTATGACAATGGCAAGAGAAGAAAATGTCTGAAGAACAATGTGTGCAACTAACCTATTAATTGTGTTAGAGGAAATTAGGATGTTTCTTTCGATTCCTCATATCTTTCATGATAATGCATTTATGTCCCTTGATGTACGTATCCCTGATTAACTTTAATTGATATTATGCTTATCTTGCCACCTTGAATAGTTATTTAATATAGCCTATGAATAACCTCATGTAAACACGGAAAAATATGCCAAGAATTACACAATTATATTGTGCAAGTTGTTCTTAACTTGGTAGCAGAGCTAGAGGAATCTCTAAGCGCACTAGGTGCACATCACATCCGGGGCACACCCCGGTGCATACCTGAGTGCACAACTGAAGCGCACCCCCAAACCATATCTTGtgccatttccttttttcagtTACTACTAAAATCCCTATCATCAATCCTGAAAATTGTTTGTCGAGCTGCATGGGTTCCTGACGGATAAGATGAAGATCTACTTTGCAATGAAGTTCGTCTAGCTACAGAGATCTTCGGAGACGAACGaacgaaaacaaaagcaaaacaaaaaacatcATTTTGTATATGCCAGATACCGGCCATGGCATTTAAGACGGCTAGCCATGACTAGACTGACATGTAAGCATTTTCGACGATCATTGGCCGGAAGAAATTTCATGCCAAGGTTTGGAACTacattaaaataattgaaaggcTTAGGACTAACCCATTCAAAGGCCATTGTTGCCCTAAAAACAAACTCATCAAGAGAGAATTCATGGGGCCGCTAATATTTAAATCCATTTGAAATCCTCGACTGATTTACTTACATATATAGAGTACTCGGAAAATGCAGGGGTAAACATAACTTCAAGTGTTGCTCTGTTGAGTTGCCAGTTGCCATACCATCTTGGTCTGAAGCTAAGAGGCCGAGGAtagtaaaaagaaaagctaaGATTCATCAATAACAAAAAGTTTCCAGTCAGATTTAGTCTTGCAATGCTCCAGAAAAATAAAGGATCTGCATCAACCATATGGATACAGCAGAAAGTCAAACATGAAGCTCTCGTCTACACATAAGTTAATTGAGTGGTAATCGATAATGGTTCATTGGGTTGGATTGGATTTGGCCAGTTGTATACATAGAGTATGGGTTAATCAGGTCTACCAGATTCAACCTACCTCTACTAAAACGATAAAGAATGGCATCAAAGCAGTGCTTATCTAGCTCTCAATCTCATGACAATAACTGCACAGAGAAACGCATCGGACATCATTAGCGACATAAGTATGATCCCTTCTCAGACTAAACAAAGATCCCAGTAGTCCAAGTGCCTCACACCAGCGGTAATCCATTGTACACACGTTCATATATCAAGTTAATATCCCCTCATACATTCGAGGCTTAACATCCAGAATCCAAGTtcttggtataaaaaaaaatctacgtcCATTGTGAAATCTTGGAACCATCTAGGCACAAAATGGTATCCTAATGGCCATTCTCTGAGCAAGCCAAGGATTCCCGGGGTCAGGGTCGATGAAGGTATGCACTAGGAACTGTTCTGCTTCTTCATCTATCAGTTCTCTGGCCCATGTTACACGTTTTAAGGGACAACTGCCTGGCCCGAAACACCTGCGCTTAATCAGGAACGTAGTAAGTCATGGCCATAGTAACATGGGCAAGAGAAGAGATACACGAAAATAGAAGATCATCCATCATAGCATTTACTTGCAATATCGACTAGAATAGTTAGCCAAGAAAAGGTTGTTGATGTACCACAACAAGACGCACATACCGAGTGTAGACTTGATTTATACTAATGTTCAGTGGATCCAGAATGCATATATTACTTGATTTGATTGTATCTCTAtctttttgcttcaaaagtaaaaagagCCACAAACATCAGTTCTTTTTGTATGCATCCCACCACATTTCATTGTTCTTATTCCTCAATCAAAAACAGAAGTATCGCAACACCCCCTCCACTTTAGCCAGAAAAAATGCTATAACCAAGAAGAACAAGCTATAACTGAAATCCACGAAACCTAAATCTGTTATCAttctttaaatttatcaacAATTTAGAGGTTCTAAAATAAAGTTCAAGAAATTGGTGGAGTAGGCGAACCAAGATGCTCAGGAATGCTCAGAACATGCAGGTTTTCCACGAAAATCTCAAGCCACAGCCAAATTATCACAGAAACAAACTCGAATTTTCCATTTAGCAGTGCCCACGGCTCTCCTGGATATGGAATGTGCATGATACGAAAATCCCCAGATTCCGAAGATAACATACCTGTATTCATAAAAGCAAGCAGTTCTTTCATTCTCAGTTTTTCCCCAATTATTCCAGCCCGCTTGCTTGATACAAGCATCCATGTATGTGTATGCATATACCACCCTTCCGAAAGGTCCCCATGGTCGTCCCAGATATGTGTATGAAGTTCCTCCATTGCCAGTGATGACACATCTGCATCAGCTTTGGCAGATTGGTAAAAAGTGCAGCTATTGCTCATCCAACACTGCTCAGATCCATTAACCACCTagattttgatgtttttattctcccacttggaattTATTGGTCTCCTTTACAATTGATATGGGATAAGTGCACAAGCATAATCAAATCCTAAAGCTCTCAAGCAGGGCAATCAAGTTGCAAAACTTCCAATTAGTGCAATCAAGGACTTTTGTAGCTCTGTTTGATTCGAGTGATAAAAAATGCAGACATGACATTTTTTCATACATTCAAGGACAGTGCCGCTAATGTGGTGCCATTAAtgaaatggtaaaaaaaaaagccagatttttggaaaagaaaatgggggGAGAGAAGAGACATCACGTGTCTAGGGGGAGTTTGAAGGGGCGGCAGTGCCTTCACTTACAAGATCCGTCCACCCCCTCGACCATTGATTAACCCCAATATGAGCAGTCTTCTTTCCAGTACATCGATTCAAAAACTTACAGTTCTTCCCAGAACTATAAAAATTGAGCATACTACATTAATTACCTTTCTTCTTCGAATTGGCTCCTCGCCAGCTATTCAATGTCCTCGCAGCTTTCCCGTTGCCACATTCTAGAGGCATGCTTGAATCACCATTACAATGATGACATGcttaaattttattgaaaaggATTCACTCGGATCATTTGCCAACACCATTACTTGAGAACCGAATAATTTAATCTTCTCTGTGGATACACCCAAAAATAccataacagaaaaaaaaaatttctcacaaAAATCAAAGCCTTAAATATGAAAGAACTTTGAAGCCTCAATTCACTAGATTGCAAGCTTCGACAATCAATTCAGCAGCACATAATTAAACTGTCccccaaaaaagaaactaaCTGTAGAGTGGAATCAAACAGGGTTGACAGACCTCGCCAGTGAAGGCACTGTCAGCCTTTAAACTCCCCCTGGTcatgtgatctctctctctctctctctctctctctctccaagttctttttttctttaaaaaattcttcGCCCTTTTTCTTGGTGTGGCAATCACTTGACCCCACATTGGTGCCATATAATctccaaaaactcaaaaaattacCACGTCAAGATTTTCCATCACTAAAATTGGACGAAGGTAACGAAATTCCTTGATTGCACTACTTGGACAAAATTTGGAATTGATTGCATTCATTTTAGAGTTTTGAGATATGATTACACTTATGCAACAAATTTCAGGACATTTAGTGCACTTATCCCATCAATAATATACAGTTTGTGGAATAAAGGGCCGGAAAATTTTTTCCCCAAGGAAGGACAAAAAGTTACCTGATCATACAAGTGCTCTGGTTATGTTTGCGCACTGGCCCCACACAACACCCcaccgcccccccccccccccccccccaaaaccaaaaaaaaaaaaaggagagagagagagagagagagaactaaatACAAGTGCTCTACAATGCTTCTACAATCAATTACTGCTAGAAAGGTCTAGACATTGGCTTGAAATGCAATTACATAGCAGAAAACACTAATTCATGTTTGATAGCCACAATTAAGTGCACCAAGTATAGTCTATATTGAACAAAACAAAGAATCTATGGATAGACTCGACTctcctttcaaaaaaaaaaaaaaaaagagagagagagagagagagagagaactaaatACAAGTGCTCTACAATGCTTCTACAATCAATTACTGATAGAAAGGTCTAAACATTGGCTTGAAATGCAATTACGTAGCAGAAAACACTAATTCATGTTTGATAGCCACAATTAAGTGCACCAAGTATAGTCTATATTGAACAAAACGAAGAATCTATGGATAGACTCGACTCTCctttcaaaaaataagtaaGATAGGGCTTAAGAACCTTAAGAACACATAACCAGTCAATTCCTGAGAAGACTTCCTGCTTTGTGCTGTTATGAAACCTGCTGACTTGCAATGGATATGACAGTGCTCCAAAAGAGCAGTACTATTGCCAAAGATGAAGTCTACACTTCCCTCGATGTAGCAATCTCTTAAATATTGTTTCCCATAATGCAAGTACAATGTATCCTGCATCAGCAACAGAACAACCAGTGAACGGGTTAGTAACTCCCTGCTCCATAGTGACTGGTCCACCGGTCACTTTTTCTCCATCTACAACAGAAAAATACAACATAGTGGGCAGTGGCTTCATAGGAGCAAGGTGTTCGAGGCTAAGAAGCATATGCTTTAGGAGTACATTCTTCTGTGCTGCGCACTTATCGAAGAATGAAGCAAATTTTCTATCAGACCGTGATAAATAATTCCATTCACAGTTTTGCCTCACGGCAACACATCTATCTAAGAATCAAATAGAAAGTTACTTTGACCTTTGTCATGGACAAAATAGAAGTATTACCGGGATCATGAAGGAAGGATAAATTTTGGTGGACATTACATGGATTAACCACGCATGGATGCCCTTTTTCTCACTCAAACACACTCACATGACTATAGGTGTTCTGAATTTTCACGATCACAATTACATGGGCCTTCTCATCACTAGTGATCAAGACAAAGTGTTTAGTACCATTTCCGGCAGAATTGATCTTGTGGCCTGATTGTAACTACCTTCAGGTAGCGTAAATCAGCTCATGTTTCATGTGTCACAGTTGTAAAAGAGAAGTTGGAAACAACGAGGAGGTTTGTGCCACCTTGCATCTGGTTGCAATAGCCAGATCGTACCAGGATCATAGCTACCGTGTATGGGAGAACCGTTAAAAGAATCAGAGGAGCCATCACTTAAATTTTGAGTTCAGTGATCTGATTCGTCCCCGTAGAAACGGCACAGTTTCCTTCATTCTTCCTCAAGGAAAACGAAGTGACCAACCAAGACATAATTTAATAACCTGGAGATTATCGACAATGTAACTTGAAAGCCAAGATGCTGAGGATGCTGAATTAGTTCTTCTATACAGGCTCTACCAGGGGACATGGTAAACCCATAAGCTAGTTATGATGAATGAATACATAATTTCACCCAAACAAAGCTAGTTATCATGAATGAATATGCAAGATTTCTTCGTcgttttctcctctctcttcactcCTTTTGAAAGTTTCCCTACATCAGCTTccatttacttattttttcagGAAGCCTAGGACTCAGGTCCCAACAGATCCCAATGACTTATACAACCGAAAAACTCCAAGATGAAATGGTGACTTTACCTGCCAACCAAGAAACCTGCAGTTGTAGAAGGCACACCGGTCTGCTGTTACCCTAATTGCTACAGCTTGGCCTGAAccctgctaaaaaaaaaatccaattacaCCCAGCATAATTCAAAAGGAATACACAACATTGTTTGCACCTCAGACCCACACACGTAGAATATCCTGAAATTGCAGGAGGTAAAATGCCACCCTATGCCATATCCTCACCGCCTCAATGCTGCATCTGCTCTGGCAATGCTGCCATCTTtcggtttttcttctttttttccttttaacatGCTTTAAGATCAAGAGACCCTTCTAACAATACTTTTTGGTTGTATTACATATCAATAAAAGGACTTTTATCAAGCAAAGACAAAACGGCAGGGATTGgttttgttagaattggacCCAGCCAGGCCCTAGGCTGACCGACCTATTCCACTAGGTTTCAATGGATAAAATAAGATAAGTACTTCGCACTCTAATCTGTGGAAAGTGAAGAGTGGCAACTTTGATGACGTGACTCCATGTGTTGAACAAGGGGGAAATGACTAGGATGCTGACAAGGCAACGCACCAAATTGGCAGTCGTTAATGACGTGGTAGGACAACAGTAGCATTAGCAGAATTGTTGACATTGAAATGATATGATGGGCGACTGCATGCTGACGTGGCAGTGATTTGTCAGATCTGGCTATCGTGGTGATGACATGATGGTGTCCAGAATGCACAATGACTTTGGATTCATCTTTGTGCTTCAGATCATTCTAGTTTGTACACAGACTTTTGTAGTGGTTACACCCCTAGTTGTCTATTTAGATGATACAGAGCTTACTACAATGACAAAAATAGCATTTGTTGGTAAAGTGCCAACTGAACAATCACTTTCAAACTAAGGAACTTGGGTCGTTAAGCTACTTCATCAGTATTTAAATAGCGAGATCTAAACAAGGAACCGatctttctcaaaagaaagtgTATCACTAAACTTTTGGAGGAATGAGACTTTCGAGAGCAAAACATGTAGATCTACCTATGGATCCTAGTATCAAACTTCATAAATATAATGATGTCCTGGCGAATAGGAGCAGAGTGGATAAACTTCACAGTGGCACAACCTGAAATTACATGTGCAACTGGAGTTCTCAGTCAATTTATAGAGGGTCCCATATAATACTGAGAAGGTGTCTGTTGAGTTTTGTGTTATCCAGAAGTGCTCCGGAAAAGGTTGATGTGAACATTTTAATTCTCTTGACAAAATtgggttttcctatttaaaTAGAGATGGTCATCATTTGACAGGATGTCTATTGGTTATTGCACTTATCTTGGAACGAATTTGGTCACACGTAAAAGTAAAAGGCAAATGTGCTGGCATGAAAGGACATGGCTAATATTGCTTGTGAGATGTTATTGGTCCATTCATTATCATAAGAAACGAGTTCTCTCTGGTTTTGTGATAGTCAACTCATATATATCGCTTTGTTTCAATCGTAAGGTACTTAATTAAAAAGGCAATAAAGGGATCCCAAACTATATACAAAATCAAGTAGAGCACACGTAGACCAGTAGGTCTAGAATAGCTTTTGCATCAAGACTTGTCTCTGTGCACACCAAAAATTCAAGGTAGATAGCCAAGGGTCCCTAATTCTTACCAAATGACTCTCTGTATTATCGGAAAATCTCCTGCTTCTTTCACTCCAAATCAGCCAAAAAGTCCCAACGGGGATCAATGGAATCTTCtgtctcctttcttttttagtgCATATAAAACACACCAAGgtctttttgcatttctttgcaTTAAACCACTAAACACCCTCCAAAAACATAGCCAAACCTCAAACACATTCTAGCAATAAATGGTTAACAGTGATGAAGACGTGTTGAAGTTTATTTGCATTGGATCAGAGATTTAGTGATGAGGAAATAAGTTGGTAAAGATTATTCAATCGGAGGATCAGTAGGGTGACCTGTCCAAAGCTGTTCTGTCCATCAAGTAATTTAACAAGCTGGGCTGGATAGACATATATGCTCCAGCTTGATGGGGAATATAAGGGTCtttaaaaattacttctctttaTGTTATTTATTGGATCTACTATAGTAGGATCTTTtgtggtatatatatatatatatatctaaaaTTTCCAACTTTCCCACACACCGACCATCACCGGGCAGAGGTCCCGTGACCCTGACCAAGGCTAGACCTGGCTTGGGTTCTTGCGACCCTGGCAAAGCAGGCGATGTCTGAGAGGGGTTGCTCGACCCCAGCAGATCTGGCTAAGATCGCGACACCCTAGATCAGACCTTGCCTAAGGTCACACGACCCCCGGCCAGCAGCCACCAGTATTGGCAACCCCCAATAGCCAGTGGCCGGAGGTCGCTCGACACCAATGGCACCCCGcctcttctctccttttcttgattttttactATTCTTTATTTCTGAGCCATTTTTTATGTTATGCCATGTTTGTGTCAGCATTTAATGGCGACTTAACGGCCACATCAGCATTGCTGTCACAATTTTGATGGAAGGACCAGCTTGAACAAGAACACATATATTTGAGGGACCAAATTGcaccaaagagaaaaacaatTAAGGAACCtaattgagaaatttggaaAGTTCGAGGACTTCCAATGCTTTTCAATAGAGTCAATAAATTACTAAATTTGCAAGTATTTGCCTCGGAATTTTGTGGTGCAATTCTTGTCTTAAAATGTGATGCTTAAGAAAACCTTGGTGCGATGCTTAGGAAGCTTTAGCTGTGAGCATAAACATTTCTTGTCCACCATTGGACTCGTTGTCCTACACCAGCAAAGCGCTAAGAAGGGGTGTCATTGGAGGGGTTTGTGTTGGAGGTGCAATAGAGATTTGGGGTTGAGGAGTTACtagttaaaatgaaaatttcaataagCTTTCACTAAAAGGGGCATAAATGGGCATCTAGAGAAGTTCAAGTAATTGAGGTAATGATGCTCCAAGAAAGTCCTGGCTCACCTAAAACCAACTTCATTTCTACCTTCATTTGTGGCCTGAGGAGGAGTCTGAGTCACATGGTGAGGTTTAGTTCCCTTAAGCACTGGAACAAGCCAAATTCCAACTTTACCAACACAATCCATGCTTAGAAGCAGGAACTTCCATCAACCATTCCACTACACTCACTCCCGCCTCTAATCCTAACCAATGCCTGACATTCCAGGTTTGCCCAGGTCGGAGTTGCTGTCCACCATGTTAAGGAGAAGCTGAGCACTCTTAGTAGCTAAGTTGTGAAGCGAGAGAGTCATGTGTTAGTTATAAGGTGTCCTGTCAGTAACTTACAGTAATCTGAGAGAGAACTCTGTGACCGAGAGAAATGTTCCACAAACTCTACAAGTTTAAGAATCCAAGAAATAAATGAAGTTACAATCTCTTCTATTCTTCTCTCTGCCCATCTTTTCTGCccttcttccccttctctctctctctctctctactctcatTCTATCAAACATTTGTTGGGTCCATCCAGTCAGCcgtagaaaaagaacaagaaaaccaCCTACAAGTTCACCTCATTACCTCAGGAGCcgaattctcaaaagtgatgtTCTCAGCAATGAAATCTTCCCCTTCCACGATCGTGCTCCCACACCCAAACGTCCCCGTCCCAATCAAACGAGACGCCTGAAGAAGACAATGTCGACCTTCCAAGTATCAAGTCGCCATCAAGGGTCTCCACGGCAGCTCCTTAAAAGTCACACAGACAGAGAATGGAAGCCGCGCATTACCTGGTGGTGATCGATTTTGGAGGCGGTGTTGTGCCAAGTGAGGACGGTGTCCTCGGGGCTGAGCCCGGCGAGGGTGATGAAGTTCTTGGTCTTGGGCACGTACAAGGGCTGCTTGTAGACGCCCGGCGACACCCGGATGACGGTCCGACAAGTGTTGCCGAGCGCCACCACGTCTATCGCCTCCTGCACCGTACAGAAGTCCCCGGTTCCGTCCTGCGCGACCGTCAACACCCGAGCCGCCATAGCTGAGGTCGTGCGCCTGGAGAGAAGTTCAGTGGGTAAAAGCTAAAAGGGTCGATCTGGGTCGGGATTGGGGACCGAAAGAACGGAACTTTGATCAAGGAACCGGACAGAGGACGTTTCCCACTATGGAGGGAACGAATCTTTCGGTCAGACCTTTTGTTTCAGCTCctgtctcttttttcttttcctccttcttTTAAATACTggattcctcctctctttttttccttctcttttcgaagaatttattgcatttgtagAACATTATTTTGCACTCTTTTACAAAACCAGTGTGtgaaaagattttgaattttaattcgGGGtcataagcttaagcttttataaTGTATGCGGTGTAGCGATCCACACCTAATAATGTGTTTGAAGATATCAATGTATCTCTACGAGGATTTATTAATGAccgaagttaaaaaaaatatttgttcttATGCTCGTCATGCGACATTAAGGGAGAACATGTGCCAACTTATAAGCTATACATTTATCAAAAGTTTTACGAATCATATTGAATATGTTAAAAGTTGAAGAATCGCATTACATATTAAGGTAAAGTTCAGtaattatattgaacaaatcaaaattcaGATATCACaattaagattttttagatTGTCATTATCGCTTTATTTTCGGACTCCACGAAACAAAGCTGGGATCCTTTTAAATGATCTTAACGAAAAAGAGTAATGCTATACATAGTATACTGGAACGTTAATATTAATTTGAATTAGATTCTATTCTTAGATTGATCCCGGAACATGGCTGGTGTCAAAGGAAACCGGTTCGGCTCAATTCCAATGTCAATTTCAAACATCAATAAAAGCTGCTTCTGCCACTCCCACTGAAGTACTGAACTGTATGACCCACAAAAAAAGGgtgaagataaaaagaaaaggtgattaatccagaagaaaaaggaagaaaaaactcTCACTGAAGTGACTGAATTACTGAACTgcccaaaagaaaaacactGAACTACCTAAGATTGTGTCTAAAGAAGAGAAGCATTTCGTCTGgaaagattcaatttttttatgattccaAGAACAAATCTGCTGCCAAACGCTCGACGCGCATGAAAATTCCCGTATTTATTGTTACAATACCGACGGAAACGCGATGGGAGTGGTCACATTCGGCATCATAATCGCCATCATCGTCCTGTTCTTCGCCATCGTCTGCTTCATCACCATCGAAGGCACCTGCAAACGCCGCTCCACGTAAAACCCCAAGAGAAACCACGTTCGACCCACGAATCCGTTTTGGCTCAAATCCAAAACCCTATTCAAGAACGCCAGAACCCAGTTCAGGTTTCGTTCGAATCCAAGCATGGGATCGTGTAGGCTGAGCGGTTTCGCGACGTTACTGTTCGCGGTCATTTCCGTCCTGTGCTTGGATCTGTGTTTGGGGCAGGAGGGGAGTTGTCCACATTCTGGGTTTTCTACCCCTGCACCGCCGGTGCACAGTTGTGGCGatcacgaccacgaccacgaccacgaccacgaccacgaccatcgtcatcatcatcatcatgaccATGGCCATCACCATGAAGAGAAAGGTGGGAAGTTGAAGCTGCCCGAGGAGCTGGCAGAGGAAGAGGACCTGAAGCTCTATGGATTTGGTCCTCAGTATGGTCATGACCATGACcatgaccaccaccaccaccaccatcatcactTGGATGGGCAGTCTGGTGAATCGGATCTCTCTGGTCTAGGTAATTTGTTGTATACTGTCACCTCCTTGGGACGGCAATTGTTCTTACCCTTTGTTTGATTGGTCATTTGTGTTGCGTCGGCTGTTATGCATCAAACTCAATAGATTGGATTGTAGTTGCTATATGGTGAAAAGTTCTAGCGGCATAGGGTTGCGAATACTTTGATTGTCGTAGATTGTGCCTTGCACCATTTGAATGTGATGGTAACTGGTGTAGGTTTTCCTGAAAATTGAAAGGAGCATTTAGGTATTGGTTGGATATAGTGATTTTATTGCTGTCCATGGCCTCATTTGACCCTTCTGCATTCTGGATTCTGTATATGGAATGAATGCGGCGTCGATGTAATTCTCTGGTTACGACTATTTTGACATGAAAAAGCATGAAATGAACTCTTTGCAGTGTGGAAATTGACAGCATGTCTGTATAGGTCATTAATAGTGGAACCATCCCTGTGATTCTAACAATTGGTGTtaacttcttcttttatagGTCTATGGGTTCATGCCTTGGGTTGCTCATTGTTGGTTAGCATGGCTTCACTTATTTGTTTGATCATATTGCCCCTAATGTTTGGTAAGTTGCTCGATTGTAGTTGCACATAGCCAAGTGCCTTTCACTTTCTCGACACATTGATTGTGTCCTAATTTCAAACTGCTTTGGTGTGTGCTCAAACTATTTACTCCAACGAAAAAGTTCTATAAAAAGGTTAGTGCTGATTGAAGATTGAATCTTCTATGTAATTGCAGTGCAAGGGAAGCCGTCTAAGGCAGTTGTTGATTCATTGGCATTATTTGGGGTAAGAATTAAGATAATCCGAGCCCACTCCA includes these proteins:
- the LOC115739948 gene encoding pectinesterase 31 isoform X1 → MAARVLTVAQDGTGDFCTVQEAIDVVALGNTCRTVIRVSPGVYKQPLYVPKTKNFITLAGLSPEDTVLTWHNTASKIDHHQASRLIGTGTFGCGSTIVEGEDFIAENITFENSAPEQGSGQAVAIRVTADRCAFYNCRFLGWQDTLYLHYGKQYLRDCYIEGSVDFIFGNSTALLEHCHIHCKSAGFITAQSRKSSQELTGYVFLRCVITGNGGTSYTYLGRPWGPFGRVVYAYTYMDACIKQAGWNNWGKTENERTACFYEYRCFGPGSCPLKRVTWARELIDEEAEQFLVHTFIDPDPGNPWLAQRMAIRIPFCA
- the LOC115739948 gene encoding pectinesterase 31 isoform X2, yielding MAARVLTVAQDGTGDFCTVQEAIDVVALGNTCRTVIRVSPGVYKQPLYVPKTKNFITLAGLSPEDTVLTWHNTASKIDHHQASRLIGTGTFGCGSTIVEGEDFIAENITFENSAPEGSGQAVAIRVTADRCAFYNCRFLGWQDTLYLHYGKQYLRDCYIEGSVDFIFGNSTALLEHCHIHCKSAGFITAQSRKSSQELTGYVFLRCVITGNGGTSYTYLGRPWGPFGRVVYAYTYMDACIKQAGWNNWGKTENERTACFYEYRCFGPGSCPLKRVTWARELIDEEAEQFLVHTFIDPDPGNPWLAQRMAIRIPFCA